One Ostrea edulis chromosome 2, xbOstEdul1.1, whole genome shotgun sequence genomic region harbors:
- the LOC125676171 gene encoding uncharacterized protein LOC125676171 isoform X2 — MPLTKITPRKPGLLCSICLRRLPSQEEWREHLLACATDDMKKRRFECNQCNKAFAKHSLLIRHQKRLHSNTSSLSDGERNVPQSSSTVVMENDDCDSEWQEDPGDLLYETELEMGRIIRKKTSPSILGVKRKADELVNKVPDKPEDKGSRALDDEQDQEAPLVLHHCPCCRDRVTRLDVSTQTDTGRHQRTVRVVRKYQKDGECVERVEEDIWND; from the coding sequence ATGCCTTTGACGAAAATAACCCCTAGAAAGCCTGGCCTTCTATGTTCCATTTGCCTTCGTCGTCTCCCTTCACAAGAGGAATGGCGAGAACATCTCTTAGCATGTGCCACTGATGACATGAAAAAACGACGTTTTGAATGTAACCAGTGCAACAAAGCATTTGCCAAACATTCGCTTCTTATCAGGCACCAGAAGAGATTACACTCCAATACTTCTAGTCTGTCAGATGGAGAAAGAAATGTCCCACAGAGCTCGTCAACTGTAGTTATGGAAAATGATGACTGTGATTCTGAATGGCAAGAGGATCCTGGTGATCTTCTTTATGAGACAGAACTGGAAATGGGCAGAATTATCAGAAAGAAGACTTCGCCAAGTATCCTTGGTGTTAAGCGAAAGGCAGACGAGCTAGTTAACAAGGTACCAGACAAACCCGAGGACAAAGGATCGAGAGCGTTAGATGATGAACAGGACCAGGAGGCGCCCTTGGTTCTGCATCATTGTCCCTGCTGTAGAGATCGCGTCACAAGGTTGGATGTAAGCACCCAGACGGACACAGGTCGCCACCAGAGAACAGTCAGAGTAGTAAGAAAATACCAGAAGGATGGAGAATGTGTAGAGAGAGTGGAGGAAGACATTTGGAATGACTAA